A window of Saccopteryx leptura isolate mSacLep1 chromosome 5, mSacLep1_pri_phased_curated, whole genome shotgun sequence contains these coding sequences:
- the LOC136406401 gene encoding GTPase IMAP family member 5-like isoform X1, giving the protein MGEGGPGSPQALAESVPLKGQTARRAIAGLPGHVCNSFAFQPKDVPYLPGAGRRTRWALPFFFNPAALSRNFWLPSGSPLTASAWLPGSARRARTFPGRQVLHPQLRGSPRNFQAREEVQSTFPWDSGVGTGLLHGLTREEECFLKSMEGHLKTTYGALAEDIRVEDNQSASSQLRIVLVGRSGCGKSATGNSILCRPVFESRLEAQAVTRTCQAATGMWNRRSTLVVDTPSIFEAKAPNQDMYKDIGDCYRFLAPGPHVLLLVTQLGRFTAQDTVAVRRVKEVFGAGAMRHVVILFTHKEDLCGGSLREYVATTDNLSLRSLVQECDRRYCGFNNRATGEEQKRQLEELMAVVESLERQHQGGFYTNDLFLGAQLLREGGGENHMHYLAKVHRCIEKQKRDLKEPCHGTSRVFLSIKEWMLSHIGITAFLVICILILLAVLIHLGITGGY; this is encoded by the exons ATGGGGGAAGGGGGACCTGGCAGCCCGCAGGCGCTGGCAGAAAGCGTTCCATTAAAGGGACAGACAGCACGCCGCGCCATCGCTGGTCTCCCCGGTCATGTCTGCAACAGTTTCGCCTTCCAGCCCAAGGACGTCCCCTATCTGCCGGGGGCGGGGCGCCGGACGCGCTGGGCACTCCCTTTCTTCTTCAACCCAGCAGCCTTGTCCCGGAACTTTTGGCTTCCAAGTGGCTCCCCTTTAACTGCATCTGCCTGGCTTCCAGGGAGCGCCCGTCGCGCGCGCACCTTCCCAGGGCGCCAAGTACTGCACCCGCAGCTTCGCGGTAG TCCTAGGAATTTCCAGGCCCGAGAGGAAGTTCAGAGTACCTTCCCGTGGGACAGCGGGGTAGGGACAGGACTCCTTCATGGTTTGACAAGGGAGGAAGAATGTTTTCTA AAGAGCATGGAAGGGCATCTGAAGACCACATATGGAGCTTTGGCTGAAG acATTAGAGTAGAAGATAACCAGTCTGCATCCTCCCAGCTGAGGATCGTCCTGGTGGGCAGGTCCGGTTGTGGGAAAAGTGCCACCGGGAACAGCATCCTTTGCCGACCGGTGTTTGAGTCCAGGCTGGAGGCGCAGGCTGTGACCAGGACATGCCAGGCAGCCACGGGCATGTGGAACAGGAGGAGCACCCTGGTGGTTGACACGCCCTCCATCTTTGAGGCAAAGGCCCCGAACCAAGACATGTACAAGGACATCGGGGACTGCTACCGGTTCTTGGCCCCAGGGCCCCACGTGCTGCTGCTGGTGACGCAGCTGGGCCGCTTCACGGCCCAGGACACAGTGGCCGTGAGGAGGGTGAAGGAGGTCTTTGGGGCAGGAGCCATGAGACACGTGGTGATCCTCTTCACCCACAAGGAGGACTTATGTGGGGGGTCCTTGCGTGAGTACGTAGCCACCACGGACAACCTCAGCCTGCGGAGCCTGGTCCAGGAGTGTGACAGGAGGTACTGTGGCTTCAACAACCGGGCCACCGGGGAGGAGCAGAAGAGGCAGCTGGAGGAGCTGATGGCTGTGGTCGAGAGCCTGGAGCGACAGCACCAGGGAGGCTTCTACACAAACGACCTCTTCCTCGGAGCACAGCTGCTCCGGGAAGGTGGCGGAGAAAACCACATGCACTACCTGGCCAAGGTGCACAGGTGCATTGAAAAGCAAAAGCGAGACCTGAAGGAGCCGTGTCACGGGACGTCCAGGGTGTTCCTCAGCATCAAAGAGTGGATGCTCTCTCACATTGGGATAACTGCTTTTCTTGTGATATGCATTTTGATTCTTCTTGCCGTTTTGATTCACTTGGGCATTACTGGTGGATACTGA
- the LOC136406401 gene encoding GTPase IMAP family member 5-like isoform X3, which yields MEGHLKTTYGALAEDIRVEDNQSASSQLRIVLVGRSGCGKSATGNSILCRPVFESRLEAQAVTRTCQAATGMWNRRSTLVVDTPSIFEAKAPNQDMYKDIGDCYRFLAPGPHVLLLVTQLGRFTAQDTVAVRRVKEVFGAGAMRHVVILFTHKEDLCGGSLREYVATTDNLSLRSLVQECDRRYCGFNNRATGEEQKRQLEELMAVVESLERQHQGGFYTNDLFLGAQLLREGGGENHMHYLAKVHRCIEKQKRDLKEPCHGTSRVFLSIKEWMLSHIGITAFLVICILILLAVLIHLGITGGY from the exons ATGGAAGGGCATCTGAAGACCACATATGGAGCTTTGGCTGAAG acATTAGAGTAGAAGATAACCAGTCTGCATCCTCCCAGCTGAGGATCGTCCTGGTGGGCAGGTCCGGTTGTGGGAAAAGTGCCACCGGGAACAGCATCCTTTGCCGACCGGTGTTTGAGTCCAGGCTGGAGGCGCAGGCTGTGACCAGGACATGCCAGGCAGCCACGGGCATGTGGAACAGGAGGAGCACCCTGGTGGTTGACACGCCCTCCATCTTTGAGGCAAAGGCCCCGAACCAAGACATGTACAAGGACATCGGGGACTGCTACCGGTTCTTGGCCCCAGGGCCCCACGTGCTGCTGCTGGTGACGCAGCTGGGCCGCTTCACGGCCCAGGACACAGTGGCCGTGAGGAGGGTGAAGGAGGTCTTTGGGGCAGGAGCCATGAGACACGTGGTGATCCTCTTCACCCACAAGGAGGACTTATGTGGGGGGTCCTTGCGTGAGTACGTAGCCACCACGGACAACCTCAGCCTGCGGAGCCTGGTCCAGGAGTGTGACAGGAGGTACTGTGGCTTCAACAACCGGGCCACCGGGGAGGAGCAGAAGAGGCAGCTGGAGGAGCTGATGGCTGTGGTCGAGAGCCTGGAGCGACAGCACCAGGGAGGCTTCTACACAAACGACCTCTTCCTCGGAGCACAGCTGCTCCGGGAAGGTGGCGGAGAAAACCACATGCACTACCTGGCCAAGGTGCACAGGTGCATTGAAAAGCAAAAGCGAGACCTGAAGGAGCCGTGTCACGGGACGTCCAGGGTGTTCCTCAGCATCAAAGAGTGGATGCTCTCTCACATTGGGATAACTGCTTTTCTTGTGATATGCATTTTGATTCTTCTTGCCGTTTTGATTCACTTGGGCATTACTGGTGGATACTGA
- the LOC136406401 gene encoding GTPase IMAP family member 5-like isoform X2 yields the protein MGEGGPGSPQALAESVPLKGQTARRAIAGLPGHVCNSFAFQPKDVPYLPGAGRRTRWALPFFFNPAALSRNFWLPSGSPLTASAWLPGSARRARTFPGRQVLHPQLRGSPRNFQAREEVQSTFPWDSGVGTGLLHGLTREEECFLSMEGHLKTTYGALAEDIRVEDNQSASSQLRIVLVGRSGCGKSATGNSILCRPVFESRLEAQAVTRTCQAATGMWNRRSTLVVDTPSIFEAKAPNQDMYKDIGDCYRFLAPGPHVLLLVTQLGRFTAQDTVAVRRVKEVFGAGAMRHVVILFTHKEDLCGGSLREYVATTDNLSLRSLVQECDRRYCGFNNRATGEEQKRQLEELMAVVESLERQHQGGFYTNDLFLGAQLLREGGGENHMHYLAKVHRCIEKQKRDLKEPCHGTSRVFLSIKEWMLSHIGITAFLVICILILLAVLIHLGITGGY from the exons ATGGGGGAAGGGGGACCTGGCAGCCCGCAGGCGCTGGCAGAAAGCGTTCCATTAAAGGGACAGACAGCACGCCGCGCCATCGCTGGTCTCCCCGGTCATGTCTGCAACAGTTTCGCCTTCCAGCCCAAGGACGTCCCCTATCTGCCGGGGGCGGGGCGCCGGACGCGCTGGGCACTCCCTTTCTTCTTCAACCCAGCAGCCTTGTCCCGGAACTTTTGGCTTCCAAGTGGCTCCCCTTTAACTGCATCTGCCTGGCTTCCAGGGAGCGCCCGTCGCGCGCGCACCTTCCCAGGGCGCCAAGTACTGCACCCGCAGCTTCGCGGTAG TCCTAGGAATTTCCAGGCCCGAGAGGAAGTTCAGAGTACCTTCCCGTGGGACAGCGGGGTAGGGACAGGACTCCTTCATGGTTTGACAAGGGAGGAAGAATGTTTTCTA AGCATGGAAGGGCATCTGAAGACCACATATGGAGCTTTGGCTGAAG acATTAGAGTAGAAGATAACCAGTCTGCATCCTCCCAGCTGAGGATCGTCCTGGTGGGCAGGTCCGGTTGTGGGAAAAGTGCCACCGGGAACAGCATCCTTTGCCGACCGGTGTTTGAGTCCAGGCTGGAGGCGCAGGCTGTGACCAGGACATGCCAGGCAGCCACGGGCATGTGGAACAGGAGGAGCACCCTGGTGGTTGACACGCCCTCCATCTTTGAGGCAAAGGCCCCGAACCAAGACATGTACAAGGACATCGGGGACTGCTACCGGTTCTTGGCCCCAGGGCCCCACGTGCTGCTGCTGGTGACGCAGCTGGGCCGCTTCACGGCCCAGGACACAGTGGCCGTGAGGAGGGTGAAGGAGGTCTTTGGGGCAGGAGCCATGAGACACGTGGTGATCCTCTTCACCCACAAGGAGGACTTATGTGGGGGGTCCTTGCGTGAGTACGTAGCCACCACGGACAACCTCAGCCTGCGGAGCCTGGTCCAGGAGTGTGACAGGAGGTACTGTGGCTTCAACAACCGGGCCACCGGGGAGGAGCAGAAGAGGCAGCTGGAGGAGCTGATGGCTGTGGTCGAGAGCCTGGAGCGACAGCACCAGGGAGGCTTCTACACAAACGACCTCTTCCTCGGAGCACAGCTGCTCCGGGAAGGTGGCGGAGAAAACCACATGCACTACCTGGCCAAGGTGCACAGGTGCATTGAAAAGCAAAAGCGAGACCTGAAGGAGCCGTGTCACGGGACGTCCAGGGTGTTCCTCAGCATCAAAGAGTGGATGCTCTCTCACATTGGGATAACTGCTTTTCTTGTGATATGCATTTTGATTCTTCTTGCCGTTTTGATTCACTTGGGCATTACTGGTGGATACTGA
- the LOC136406599 gene encoding GTPase IMAP family member 7-like, producing the protein MQKGSLWVVVGMEHEETGEKVEERTEDNALRIVLVGKTGNGKSATANTILGRSEFDSKAAAQAVTKECQRATRNWKGRDLLVVDTPGLFDTKETLMKTCKEISRCVIQSSPGPHAILLVVQLGYFTKEEYKTVALIKHIFGKAAMKYMIVLFTRKDNLGKGQSLSHFIGEADMGLKNIIWECGNRSCAFNNSPGADEAEREGQVQELVELIEKMVQENGGTPFSDAVYKDIEEKLRHQVEDWKIIYAEQLEKEIKLVRAKYIRARKGGKIKYLNMRYDERIKNIGKEAGRNVFKEKLSGFCSIL; encoded by the exons ATGCAGAAGGGCAGCCTCTGGGTGGTTGTGGGGATGGAACATGAGGAGACCGGAGAAAAggtggaggagaggacagag GACAACGCTCTGAGGATTGTCCTGGTGGGAAAAACAGGGAATGGGAAAAGTGCGACAGCAAACACCATCCTTGGGAGAAGTGAATTTGATTCTAAGGCTGCTGCCCAAGCTGTTACCAAAGAGTGTCAGAGAGCAACACGAAACTGGAAGGGGAGGGACCTTCTTGTTGTGGACACCCCAGGGCTCTTTGACACTAAAGAGACACTGATGAAAACCTGTAAGGAAATCAGCCGGTGTGTCATTCAGTCCTCACCTGGGCCTCACGCCATCCTCCTGGTTGTGCAGCTGGGCTACTTCACGAAGGAAGAGTATAAAACGGTTGCATTGATCAAGCACATCTTTGGAAAGGCAGCCATGAAGTACATGATCGTCTTGTTCACACGCAAAGATAATTTGGGGAAGGGTCAGAGCCTGAGTCACTTTATAGGAGAGGCAGACATGGGCCTAAAGAACATCATCTGGGAGTGTGGGAACCGCAGCTGTGCCTTCAATAACAGCCCAGGTGCAGacgaggctgagagggaaggtcaaGTCCAGGAGCTGGTGGAGCTGATAGAGAAGATGGTGCAGGAGAACGGGGGGACTCCATTCTCTGACGCTGTCTACAAGGACATAGAGGAGAAGCTGAGACATCAGGTAGAGGACTGGAAGATAATCTATGCTGAGCAACTAGAGAAGGAAATTAAACTAGTAAGGGCTAAATATATCAGagcaagaaaaggaggaaaaataaaatacctaaatatGAGATATGATGAACGCATTAAAAATATAGGTAAAGAAGCTGGAAGGAAtgtatttaaagaaaagttaAGTGGTTTTTGCAGTATTCTCTAA